In Helianthus annuus cultivar XRQ/B chromosome 8, HanXRQr2.0-SUNRISE, whole genome shotgun sequence, a single genomic region encodes these proteins:
- the LOC110884710 gene encoding uncharacterized protein LOC110884710 has product MKRYRDRKNMAKKEFIKLGKQHDNLETIRDRPPTGMGVENWRKTIDLFGDLKYIKRCEVNKKNREKQRFANRGGSASYSSWSFKKNVEALETYAHAHTLPDGTFASPLEEENFNLLKEEFERQRTQNNPFLEDEGELAESSAHAISNVQVFEKVLGARRGIYRGLGRKPSLSSASGDVSPHETEKTRPQFSEEYFDELFEDPRFMERLYQAMDKKESRKGNENDTDEEGE; this is encoded by the exons ATGAAGCGATACAGAGACCGGAAGAATATGGCAAAAAAGGAGTTTATAAAATTAGGAAAGCAACATGATAATTTAGAGACAATAAGGGACAGACCCCCCACGGGTATGGGTGTGGAAAATTGGAGGAAGACTATAGACCTTTTCGGTGATCTGAAATATATAAAAAGATGtgaagttaacaaaaaaaatcgTGAAAAGCAACGGTTCGCAAACCGCGGGGGGTCGGCATCATATAGCAGCTGGTCTTTTAAAAAG AATGTTGAAGCTTTGGAAACATACGCTCATGCTCATACTCTACCCGATGGGACCTTTGCCAGCCCGTTGGAAGAGGAGAATTTT AACCTATTAAAGGAAGAATTTGAAAGACAAAGGACCCAAAATAACCCATTCTTGGAAGATGAGGGTGAACTCGCTGAAAGTAGTGCGCACGCCATTAGTAATGTTCAAGTTTTTGAAAAGGTGCTTGGTGCTCGGCGCGGAATTTATAGGGGACTTGGGCGTAAACCTTCTTTATCTTCAGCCTCGGGTGACGTGAGTCCTCATGAGACGGAGAAGACGCGTCCGCAATTTTCAGAG GAATATTTTGACGAATTGTTTGAAGATCCGAGATTTATGGAACGATTGTACCAAGCTATGGATAAGAAGGAATCAAGAAAAGGCAACGAAAATGACACGGACGAGGAGGGAGAATGA